In Rubrivirga marina, the following are encoded in one genomic region:
- a CDS encoding PQQ-dependent sugar dehydrogenase has product MTRSIGFFAALWLAVAAAHAQGFYLEPLTEDGAFLFPTDVAVRPDGGYYVVDKRGYVFGVEPDGTVRSEVVLDLHTEVVSSGDRGLLGIALHPDFPERPDVYLYYTAYDRTTLDRETPFGVGRVTRYTMAGPGLWQADSASRTILLGESYDDGVPVCLPFHAGGTILFAPDRSLVLSFGDAGHAAYADVGGNEPDCFAEGRADPAVDVGAFRSQMLSSPNGKIVRIDPETGLGLPDNPFYTGDPADWASRVWALGLRNPFRFAIDPEADGLRLVIGDVGWGTWEEVDVSEGGENYGWPCYEGAALVPAFAATAPAGFDCEGPWTGAFTLPAAVWNHYYPERSAPPGVTANSITGGAFYTGAAYPEAYRGAFVFADFAIGWLSAGRFAEGQLEGAERIIEGAAGIVDVEMDPAQDALVLADLYNGRLLHLRHAGGGPTAPVARATADARTGAAPFAVQFRGADSLDPEGGALSYGWSFGDGAVSSDPDPVHVYEEPGAYVATLTVTSEAGRESQATVPVRVGRAAPTLTVVEPSARVVYGNELVPLHAEVTDPYEPAEALEVEWEVRLVHNVHEHPGFFRAEGARASFVALPHGEDGEVAFYEATARVTDGEGIRVSTSVALLLAAPGAVLAATTPIWTDGVARFGRRLRVRSVLLPGLDAIPEGVTVEVLIDGVWQPVVYPRVLMEPGGVRVVFVAVEADGLRVTNGLVEPQVRVDLGTTAGSPEGTVAGRIGDGPEFDPATSRDGALVLYGPASLGDVDAAPFVYGPLAEGGAVSATVDGTIDATAGVMVRTSLDPAAPAAALLVAPDGQVTLRVRTEAGIRLDSLGRAELPTRLQLYAGPVGLQAAVAKEDAWTVRATVAGWPRTGQLAGLVLGSGGFAWTRDLRLDTEDEVRGMTPPGTLGIASIAPNPTSGTTTVVVETGREGRHTVDVFDVLGRLVSTRELTADRPGLLPVRLDLSGQGPGVYAVRVRHPDSGTAVTQTLTVAR; this is encoded by the coding sequence CTACTACGTGGTCGACAAGCGCGGTTACGTGTTCGGCGTCGAGCCCGACGGGACGGTCCGCAGTGAGGTCGTCCTCGACCTGCACACGGAGGTCGTCTCGAGCGGCGACCGGGGGCTTCTCGGGATCGCGCTCCATCCCGACTTCCCGGAGCGGCCCGACGTCTACCTCTACTACACGGCGTACGACCGGACGACGCTCGATCGCGAGACGCCGTTCGGGGTCGGGCGCGTGACGCGCTACACGATGGCGGGGCCGGGACTCTGGCAGGCCGACTCCGCGAGTCGGACGATCCTCCTCGGTGAGAGCTACGACGACGGGGTCCCGGTCTGCCTCCCGTTCCACGCGGGCGGGACGATTCTCTTCGCGCCCGACCGCTCGCTCGTCCTCAGCTTCGGCGACGCGGGCCACGCCGCCTATGCCGACGTCGGCGGCAACGAGCCCGACTGCTTCGCCGAGGGCCGGGCGGACCCGGCCGTCGACGTCGGGGCCTTCCGGTCCCAGATGCTCTCGAGCCCGAACGGGAAGATCGTCCGGATCGACCCCGAGACCGGCCTCGGCCTGCCCGACAACCCGTTCTACACGGGCGACCCGGCAGACTGGGCCTCGCGGGTGTGGGCGCTCGGGCTCCGCAACCCGTTCCGGTTCGCCATCGACCCCGAGGCGGACGGCCTCCGCCTGGTCATCGGCGACGTGGGGTGGGGGACGTGGGAGGAAGTCGACGTTTCGGAGGGGGGCGAGAACTACGGGTGGCCGTGCTACGAAGGGGCGGCCCTGGTCCCTGCCTTCGCCGCCACCGCGCCCGCCGGCTTCGACTGCGAGGGGCCGTGGACGGGCGCGTTCACGCTCCCGGCGGCCGTCTGGAACCACTACTACCCAGAGCGCTCGGCGCCCCCCGGCGTCACGGCCAACTCCATCACGGGCGGCGCGTTCTACACCGGGGCGGCCTACCCAGAGGCGTACCGCGGCGCCTTCGTCTTCGCCGACTTCGCCATCGGCTGGCTGTCGGCAGGCCGGTTCGCCGAGGGCCAGCTCGAGGGGGCCGAGCGGATCATCGAGGGCGCGGCGGGGATCGTCGACGTCGAAATGGATCCGGCCCAGGACGCGCTGGTCCTCGCCGACCTCTACAACGGCCGGCTCCTGCACCTCCGCCACGCCGGCGGCGGCCCGACGGCCCCGGTCGCCCGCGCGACGGCCGACGCCCGGACGGGCGCGGCGCCCTTCGCCGTCCAGTTCCGCGGCGCCGACTCGCTCGATCCGGAGGGCGGGGCGCTGAGCTATGGCTGGAGCTTCGGCGATGGCGCTGTCTCGAGCGACCCCGACCCCGTGCACGTCTACGAGGAGCCCGGTGCCTACGTGGCCACGCTGACCGTGACGTCCGAGGCGGGCCGCGAGTCGCAGGCCACAGTGCCGGTCCGTGTGGGCCGCGCGGCGCCGACGCTCACGGTCGTCGAGCCCTCCGCGCGCGTCGTGTACGGCAACGAGCTCGTCCCGCTGCACGCCGAGGTGACGGACCCCTATGAGCCCGCCGAGGCGCTCGAGGTCGAGTGGGAGGTCCGGCTGGTCCACAACGTCCACGAGCACCCAGGCTTCTTCCGGGCCGAGGGCGCACGGGCCTCGTTCGTCGCGCTCCCGCACGGGGAAGATGGGGAGGTCGCGTTCTATGAGGCGACGGCCCGCGTGACCGATGGCGAGGGGATTCGGGTGTCGACGTCGGTCGCGCTTCTGCTGGCGGCGCCCGGGGCCGTCCTCGCTGCGACCACGCCGATCTGGACCGACGGGGTCGCCCGGTTTGGCCGGCGGCTCCGCGTGCGGAGCGTTCTCCTCCCCGGCCTCGACGCCATCCCGGAGGGAGTCACGGTCGAGGTCTTGATCGACGGCGTGTGGCAGCCGGTCGTCTACCCCCGCGTGCTCATGGAGCCGGGCGGCGTCCGCGTCGTGTTCGTGGCCGTCGAGGCCGACGGGCTCCGGGTGACGAACGGCCTCGTCGAGCCGCAGGTCCGCGTGGACCTCGGGACCACCGCCGGCTCCCCCGAAGGCACGGTCGCGGGCCGGATCGGCGACGGCCCCGAGTTCGACCCCGCGACGTCGAGAGACGGCGCGCTCGTGCTCTATGGACCGGCCTCGCTCGGCGACGTCGACGCGGCCCCGTTCGTCTACGGCCCGCTGGCGGAGGGCGGCGCCGTCTCGGCCACGGTCGACGGCACCATCGACGCGACGGCGGGCGTGATGGTCCGCACGTCGCTCGACCCCGCCGCGCCGGCCGCCGCGCTCCTCGTGGCCCCCGACGGTCAGGTCACGCTCCGCGTGCGCACCGAGGCCGGCATTCGCCTCGACTCCCTCGGCAGGGCGGAGCTCCCGACGCGGCTGCAGCTCTACGCCGGGCCGGTCGGCCTTCAGGCCGCCGTCGCGAAGGAGGACGCGTGGACGGTGCGGGCCACGGTCGCCGGGTGGCCCCGGACGGGCCAGCTCGCCGGCCTCGTGCTCGGGTCGGGCGGGTTCGCCTGGACGCGCGACCTCCGCCTCGACACCGAAGACGAAGTCCGCGGGATGACGCCGCCGGGGACGCTCGGCATCGCCTCCATCGCTCCGAACCCGACCTCGGGTACGACCACCGTCGTCGTCGAGACGGGGCGCGAGGGGCGCCACACGGTAGACGTGTTCGACGTGCTCGGCCGCCTCGTCTCCACGCGCGAGCTCACGGCCGACCGGCCGGGGCTGCTTCCCGTCCGGCTGGACCTCTCGGGCCAGGGGCCGGGCGTGTATGCCGTGCGCGTCCGGCACCCGGACAGCGGGACCGCCGTCACGCAGACGCTGACGGTGGCCCGCTAG
- a CDS encoding NAD(P)-dependent oxidoreductase, with amino-acid sequence MQIAFLGLGAMGARMAAHLLDDHDLTVWNRSDGPADAFRERAAVAATPREAAEAADLVIAMVTDDRASRDVWTGPDGALAGMKSGAVAAEMSTVSPGWVREWAGLVTEAGGRPLDAPVSGSRPQAEGATLVVLVGGAADALETARPAFEAMGKSVQHVGGTGTGALVKLAVNALMGVGVAAAAELLAVLRRSGVDEATAAEVLGATPAAAPVVATAMRLMADGRHDPLFPVDLLDKDLRYALHVAAEAESAAPLVSAARAQFERAAEAGLGGKNMTAVAMLYDD; translated from the coding sequence ATGCAGATCGCCTTTCTCGGCCTCGGCGCCATGGGCGCCCGGATGGCCGCCCACCTCCTCGACGACCACGACCTCACCGTCTGGAACCGATCCGACGGCCCGGCCGACGCCTTCCGCGAGCGCGCCGCCGTCGCCGCGACGCCCCGCGAGGCGGCCGAGGCGGCCGACCTCGTGATCGCGATGGTCACTGACGACCGGGCGAGCCGCGACGTCTGGACCGGCCCCGACGGGGCGCTCGCCGGAATGAAGAGCGGCGCCGTGGCGGCCGAGATGAGCACGGTGTCGCCGGGCTGGGTCCGCGAGTGGGCCGGCCTCGTGACCGAGGCGGGCGGGCGGCCGCTCGACGCGCCGGTCTCGGGGTCCCGCCCGCAGGCCGAGGGCGCCACGCTCGTCGTCCTCGTCGGCGGCGCCGCCGACGCGCTGGAGACGGCGCGGCCGGCGTTCGAGGCGATGGGCAAGAGCGTCCAGCACGTCGGGGGGACCGGGACCGGCGCGCTCGTCAAGCTGGCCGTCAACGCACTGATGGGCGTCGGCGTGGCGGCGGCGGCCGAGCTGCTCGCCGTCCTCCGGCGCTCGGGGGTCGACGAGGCCACCGCCGCCGAGGTCCTCGGCGCGACGCCCGCCGCCGCGCCCGTCGTGGCGACGGCGATGCGGCTGATGGCGGACGGCCGGCACGACCCGCTCTTCCCGGTCGACCTCCTCGACAAGGACCTCCGCTACGCGCTCCACGTCGCCGCCGAGGCCGAGTCGGCTGCCCCGCTGGTATCGGCCGCGCGCGCCCAGTTCGAGCGGGCCGCCGAGGCCGGTCTCGGCGGGAAGAACATGACGGCCGTCGCGATGCTCTACGACGACTGA
- a CDS encoding DUF6624 domain-containing protein — MRPFVLLTLSLGLAACGGSSAFAPATPEAAAYRAALLDLREADQAPRTRLVDLLERYDRAPPDSLYRPLAREVQAADSVNLIRLEALVDERGWPLASEVGTWAAGAAWLVVQHAPLDVQLRYEPTIADAVEAGEAEPVWLAYLTDRILVRQGLPQRYGSEQRTDPDTGQRAFYPIEDPAAVDARRAAVGLDPIREYARRIGVPYPPEQ, encoded by the coding sequence ATGCGCCCGTTCGTCCTCCTCACCCTCTCGCTCGGGCTCGCCGCGTGCGGGGGCTCGTCGGCCTTCGCCCCGGCGACGCCCGAGGCCGCCGCCTACCGGGCCGCGCTCCTCGACCTCCGCGAGGCCGACCAGGCCCCCCGGACCCGCCTCGTCGATCTCCTGGAGCGGTACGACCGCGCGCCGCCCGACTCGCTCTACCGCCCGCTCGCCCGCGAGGTCCAGGCGGCCGACTCCGTCAATCTGATCCGGCTGGAGGCGCTCGTCGACGAGCGCGGGTGGCCGCTCGCGAGCGAGGTCGGGACGTGGGCGGCCGGGGCCGCGTGGCTCGTCGTCCAGCACGCGCCGCTCGACGTCCAGTTGCGCTACGAACCCACGATCGCCGACGCCGTCGAGGCCGGCGAGGCCGAGCCCGTCTGGCTGGCCTACCTCACCGACCGGATCCTCGTGCGCCAGGGCCTCCCGCAGCGCTACGGCTCCGAGCAGCGGACCGACCCCGACACCGGCCAGCGGGCGTTCTACCCGATCGAAGACCCGGCCGCAGTGGACGCGCGGCGCGCGGCGGTCGGGCTCGACCCGATCCGCGAGTACGCACGGCGGATCGGCGTGCCGTACCCGCCCGAGCAGTAG
- a CDS encoding carboxypeptidase M32: MPVPDALLQRLAEVADLAHAAAVLEWDQETYMPPGGAEARGRQVATLRRFAHERFVDERVGEWIEAGTAESDLDAALLRVTARDWRRATLLPSRLVSEKAEASARAKGAWKAAREADSFELFAPHLERILALAREEADLVRPLVAEERGPGYAPSGADARYDALLDAFEPGASASGVAAVFAELREGLVPLVAAVAGTEPPDDACLRQPFDADAQWAFGLDVAQQLGYSLDHGRQDRSAHPFTTAFGATDVRITTRVDPDFFPTAFFSTIHEAGHGIYEQGFAPELAGTPLADGASLGVHESQSRLYENLVARSAPFWTWAYPMLEARFPHLQDVPRDAFVRAVNRVEPSLIRVEADELTYHLHVLLRFELERAMLSGDLAVSDLPGAWNERMTESFGIAPPTDADGCLQDIHWSLGAVGYFPTYTLGTLMSAQLWTAADADLGGLDAQMERGEFDPLLGWLREHVHRWGRAKTAGQILRDATGSDLDAGPWLTYAREKVQRLYGVGA, from the coding sequence ATGCCCGTCCCTGACGCCCTCCTCCAGCGCCTCGCCGAGGTGGCCGACCTCGCCCACGCCGCCGCCGTCCTCGAGTGGGACCAGGAGACGTACATGCCCCCGGGAGGCGCCGAGGCCCGGGGCCGGCAGGTCGCCACGCTCCGGCGGTTCGCCCACGAGCGGTTCGTCGACGAGCGGGTCGGCGAGTGGATCGAGGCGGGCACGGCCGAGAGCGACCTCGACGCGGCGCTCCTGCGCGTGACGGCGCGCGACTGGCGGCGGGCGACGCTCCTGCCGTCGCGGCTCGTGTCGGAGAAGGCCGAGGCGTCGGCCCGGGCGAAGGGGGCGTGGAAGGCGGCCCGCGAGGCCGATTCCTTCGAACTCTTCGCGCCGCACCTCGAGCGGATCCTGGCGTTGGCGCGGGAGGAGGCCGACCTCGTCCGCCCGCTCGTGGCCGAGGAGCGGGGGCCGGGCTACGCGCCGTCCGGTGCTGACGCTCGCTACGACGCGCTGCTCGACGCCTTCGAGCCCGGGGCCTCCGCCTCGGGAGTGGCCGCTGTGTTCGCCGAGCTCCGCGAGGGCCTCGTGCCGCTCGTGGCCGCCGTCGCCGGGACCGAGCCACCCGACGACGCGTGTCTCCGCCAGCCGTTCGACGCCGACGCCCAGTGGGCCTTCGGGCTCGACGTGGCCCAACAGCTCGGCTACAGCCTCGACCACGGCCGCCAGGACCGCTCGGCCCACCCGTTCACGACCGCCTTCGGCGCCACCGACGTCCGGATCACCACGCGCGTCGACCCCGATTTCTTCCCGACGGCGTTCTTCAGCACGATCCACGAGGCCGGGCACGGGATCTACGAGCAGGGCTTCGCGCCGGAGTTGGCCGGCACGCCGCTGGCGGACGGCGCGTCGCTCGGCGTCCACGAGAGCCAGTCGCGGCTGTACGAGAACCTCGTCGCCCGGAGCGCGCCGTTCTGGACGTGGGCCTATCCCATGCTGGAGGCTCGATTCCCGCATCTCCAGGACGTGCCGCGCGACGCCTTCGTCCGCGCCGTCAACCGCGTCGAGCCGTCGCTCATCCGCGTCGAGGCCGACGAGCTGACGTACCACCTCCACGTGCTCCTCCGGTTCGAATTGGAGCGGGCGATGCTCTCGGGCGACCTCGCCGTGAGCGACCTTCCCGGCGCCTGGAACGAGCGGATGACCGAGTCCTTCGGGATCGCCCCACCGACCGACGCCGACGGGTGCCTCCAGGACATCCACTGGTCGCTCGGCGCCGTCGGCTACTTCCCGACCTACACGCTCGGCACGCTCATGAGCGCCCAACTCTGGACGGCCGCCGACGCCGACCTCGGCGGCCTCGACGCACAGATGGAGCGAGGCGAGTTCGATCCGCTCCTCGGGTGGCTCCGCGAGCACGTCCACCGCTGGGGCCGCGCGAAGACCGCCGGGCAGATCCTCCGTGACGCGACCGGAAGCGACCTCGACGCCGGGCCGTGGCTGACCTACGCACGGGAGAAGGTCCAGCGCCTCTACGGGGTAGGCGCGTGA
- a CDS encoding glycine betaine ABC transporter substrate-binding protein codes for MRAVLLSLLITGVAGAQDTEVVVGSKTFTEGVVLGEVAAQAARGAGVEATHRREVGGTRVLWSALLRGDLDAYPEYTGTLAQEIFSGEDVATDDALAEALAREGIRMTPPLGFNNTYAIGMAEDRAEALGIEAVSDLRTHPDLRLGFSNEFLDRADGWPGLRDAYGLPQRDVRGLDHDLAYRALAAGDLDAVDLYSTDAEIPYYGLRVLDDDRAFFPRYDAVLLYRADLEDRAPDAVAAWQRLAGTLSADSMAALNARVKLDGQPEAVVAADFLRGSVGLDAEVEVAGRAERVWRRTKEHLALVGLSLLAAILVAVPLGIAAAKVRGLEAPVLGAVGVAYTIPSLALLVFMLPLVGIGAAPALAALFLYSLLPIVRNTHAGLTGIAPGLQESAAALGLPASVRLWRIELPLAAPSILAGIQTSAVINIGTATLGALVGAGGYGQPILTGIRLDDLGLILEGAVPAAVLALLAQGLFSLLGRVLIPRGLRL; via the coding sequence ATCCGGGCCGTCCTTCTCTCTCTGCTGATCACCGGCGTCGCGGGGGCCCAGGACACCGAGGTCGTCGTCGGGTCAAAGACGTTCACCGAGGGCGTCGTGCTGGGCGAGGTCGCGGCACAGGCGGCGCGGGGCGCGGGCGTCGAGGCGACGCACCGACGGGAGGTCGGCGGAACGCGCGTGCTGTGGAGCGCGCTGCTCCGCGGCGACCTCGACGCCTACCCCGAGTACACCGGTACGCTCGCCCAGGAGATCTTCTCGGGGGAGGACGTGGCGACCGACGACGCGCTGGCGGAGGCGCTCGCCCGCGAGGGGATCCGGATGACGCCGCCGCTCGGATTCAACAACACGTACGCGATCGGGATGGCTGAGGACCGGGCCGAGGCGCTCGGCATCGAGGCGGTCTCCGACCTCCGCACGCACCCCGACCTCCGGCTGGGCTTCTCGAACGAGTTCCTCGACCGCGCCGACGGCTGGCCCGGCCTCCGCGACGCCTACGGCCTCCCCCAGCGCGACGTCCGCGGGCTCGACCACGACCTCGCCTACCGCGCCCTCGCGGCCGGCGACCTCGACGCCGTCGACCTCTACTCGACCGACGCCGAGATCCCGTACTACGGCCTCCGCGTCCTGGACGACGACCGCGCATTCTTCCCACGCTACGACGCCGTCCTCCTCTACCGCGCCGATCTCGAGGACCGCGCGCCCGACGCCGTCGCCGCCTGGCAGCGTCTGGCCGGCACCCTCTCCGCCGACTCGATGGCCGCGCTCAACGCCCGCGTCAAGCTCGACGGCCAGCCGGAGGCCGTCGTCGCCGCCGACTTCCTCCGCGGGTCCGTCGGCCTCGACGCCGAGGTGGAGGTGGCCGGCCGGGCCGAGCGCGTCTGGCGGCGGACGAAGGAGCACCTCGCGCTCGTCGGCCTCTCCCTGCTGGCGGCGATCCTTGTCGCCGTCCCGCTGGGCATCGCGGCGGCGAAGGTGCGGGGGCTGGAGGCGCCCGTGCTCGGGGCCGTCGGCGTGGCGTACACGATCCCGTCGCTGGCGCTCCTCGTGTTCATGCTCCCGCTCGTGGGCATCGGTGCGGCGCCGGCCCTCGCGGCGCTGTTCCTGTACAGCCTCCTCCCCATCGTCCGCAACACGCACGCGGGGCTCACGGGGATCGCGCCCGGTCTGCAGGAGAGCGCGGCGGCGCTGGGCCTGCCCGCCTCGGTGCGCCTGTGGAGGATCGAACTTCCGCTCGCGGCCCCGTCGATCCTAGCCGGCATCCAGACGAGCGCCGTCATCAACATCGGGACGGCGACGCTGGGCGCGCTCGTCGGCGCCGGCGGCTACGGCCAGCCGATCCTCACGGGCATCCGCCTCGACGACCTCGGGCTGATTCTGGAAGGGGCCGTCCCGGCCGCCGTCCTCGCGCTCCTCGCCCAAGGCCTATTCTCGCTCCTCGGCCGGGTCCTGATTCCGAGGGGCCTCCGGCTCTAG
- a CDS encoding ATP-binding cassette domain-containing protein gives MIRLRGVAKRYGAAVALHPTDLDVARGETVALLGTSGGGKSTLVRSVLRLIVPDAGTVTVDGTEVTAATVGAVRRRAGYVIQGGGLFPHLTGRENAALVPRHLGWDAARLGGRLEELAELVRLDRALLDRFPAELSGGQRQRVALLRALVLGPDLLLLDEPLGALDPVTREALQSDLRRLITDLGATVLLVTHDLREAAVLADRVGVMDGGRIVQRGTLSEIADAPATPFVEAFVEAQRYALP, from the coding sequence GTGATCCGGCTCCGCGGCGTCGCCAAACGGTACGGGGCCGCCGTCGCGCTCCACCCCACCGACCTCGACGTGGCGCGGGGCGAGACGGTCGCCCTCCTTGGCACGAGCGGCGGCGGGAAGTCGACGCTGGTGCGGTCGGTGCTGCGCCTCATCGTCCCCGACGCCGGGACCGTCACGGTCGACGGGACCGAAGTGACGGCGGCGACGGTCGGGGCGGTCCGTCGGCGGGCGGGCTACGTGATCCAGGGCGGCGGCCTGTTCCCGCACCTCACGGGCCGCGAGAACGCCGCGCTCGTCCCGCGCCACCTCGGCTGGGACGCCGCCCGCCTCGGCGGCCGGCTGGAGGAGCTCGCCGAGCTCGTCCGTCTCGACCGGGCCCTCCTCGACCGCTTCCCCGCCGAGCTCTCGGGCGGCCAGCGCCAGCGGGTCGCGCTCCTCCGCGCGCTCGTCCTCGGGCCCGACCTGCTCTTGCTCGACGAGCCGCTTGGCGCGCTCGACCCCGTCACCCGCGAGGCGCTCCAATCCGACCTCCGGCGCCTCATCACCGACCTCGGCGCGACGGTTCTTTTGGTCACCCACGACCTCCGCGAGGCCGCCGTCCTCGCCGACCGCGTGGGGGTCATGGACGGCGGGCGGATCGTCCAGCGCGGGACGCTGTCCGAGATCGCAGACGCGCCCGCGACGCCGTTCGTGGAGGCGTTCGTCGAGGCCCAGCGGTACGCGCTGCCGTGA
- a CDS encoding Atu2307/SP_0267 family LLM class monooxygenase gives MELGLFSFAEVPPDGTDTTRLRDLLEEIALADQVGLDVFGVGEHHRKDYAASAPAVVLAAAAARTERIRLTSAVTVLSSDDPVRVFQDFATLDQLSNGRAEILVGRGSFTESFPLFGYDLRDYDTLFSEKLDLLLKLRESERVTWKGRLRAPLNDQAVYPRPVQTPLPVWIAVGGTPASVARAGRLGLNLAIAIIGGQPARFRQLVDLYRQSAAEAGHDADALKVSINGHGFIGETAGEAAEVALGPFTERMAQIGRERGWPPPSAAQMAAELRLEGALVLGSPQEVIDKILYQHEIFGHDRHLLQLTVGPLHHKDVLRAIERFGTEVAPVVRKEVGVPA, from the coding sequence ATGGAGCTCGGCCTCTTCTCTTTTGCGGAGGTGCCGCCCGACGGCACCGACACGACCCGCCTCCGCGACCTCCTCGAGGAGATCGCCCTCGCCGATCAGGTCGGCCTCGACGTGTTCGGGGTCGGGGAGCACCACCGGAAGGACTACGCGGCGTCGGCCCCGGCCGTGGTCCTCGCCGCCGCCGCGGCCCGCACGGAGCGGATACGCCTGACGAGCGCCGTGACGGTCCTCTCGTCCGACGACCCGGTCCGCGTGTTCCAGGACTTCGCGACGCTCGACCAGCTCTCGAACGGGCGCGCCGAGATCCTCGTCGGCCGCGGGTCCTTTACCGAGTCGTTCCCGCTCTTCGGCTACGACCTCCGCGACTACGACACCCTCTTCTCCGAGAAGCTCGACCTGCTCCTCAAGCTCCGCGAGTCGGAGCGCGTGACGTGGAAGGGCCGGCTCCGCGCGCCGCTGAACGACCAGGCCGTGTACCCGCGGCCGGTCCAGACCCCGCTGCCCGTGTGGATCGCCGTCGGCGGCACGCCCGCCTCGGTGGCGCGCGCGGGGCGGCTGGGGCTGAACCTCGCCATCGCCATCATCGGCGGGCAGCCGGCCCGGTTCCGCCAACTCGTCGACCTCTACCGCCAGTCGGCCGCCGAGGCGGGGCACGACGCGGACGCGCTGAAGGTGTCGATCAACGGCCACGGCTTCATCGGCGAGACGGCCGGCGAGGCGGCCGAGGTCGCGCTCGGCCCGTTCACGGAGCGGATGGCCCAGATCGGCCGCGAGCGCGGGTGGCCCCCGCCGTCGGCCGCGCAGATGGCGGCGGAGCTCCGCCTCGAAGGCGCGCTCGTGCTGGGGAGCCCGCAGGAGGTGATCGACAAGATCCTGTACCAGCACGAGATCTTCGGACACGACCGGCACCTGCTCCAGCTGACGGTCGGCCCGCTGCACCACAAGGACGTGCTGCGGGCGATCGAGCGGTTCGGGACCGAGGTGGCCCCGGTCGTTCGGAAGGAGGTCGGGGTCCCGGCGTAG